Proteins from a single region of Metallibacterium scheffleri:
- a CDS encoding PhoH family protein, whose protein sequence is MSASTIARDFQLEPDDTERLANLAGPLDAHLRMIELRLGVEIAARGSAFRVIGPPQTASAAERFIKNLYAETSDTALDEHQLNLRLQDASLDAAAQALVEQAQDVAIKVRRGLIRGRGPSQARYLHAIARHDINFGIGPAGTGKTYLAVASAVEALAQNRVQRIILTRPAVEAGEKLGFLPGDLSQKVDPYLRPLYDALYEMLGFEKVAKLIERNVIEVAPLAYMRGRTLNDSCVILDEAQNTTVEQMKMFLTRIGFGSVAVITGDVTQVDLPRNVRSGLRHVVEVLRDVEGVSFTFFSARDVVRHPVVARIVRAYEASEDAEAATREQGPGTHKMHRAVD, encoded by the coding sequence ATGTCCGCATCCACCATTGCCCGCGATTTTCAGCTCGAACCCGACGACACCGAGCGCCTGGCCAATCTGGCCGGGCCGCTCGATGCACACCTGCGCATGATCGAACTACGCCTGGGCGTGGAGATCGCCGCGCGCGGCAGCGCGTTCCGCGTGATCGGCCCGCCGCAAACCGCCAGCGCCGCCGAGCGCTTCATCAAAAACCTCTACGCGGAAACCAGCGACACCGCGCTGGACGAGCATCAGCTCAACCTGCGCCTGCAGGATGCCAGTCTCGATGCAGCGGCGCAGGCACTGGTCGAACAGGCCCAGGACGTGGCGATCAAGGTCAGGCGCGGCCTGATTCGCGGACGTGGCCCCAGCCAGGCGCGCTACCTGCACGCCATCGCGCGTCACGACATCAATTTCGGCATCGGTCCGGCCGGCACCGGCAAGACCTACCTTGCCGTGGCCAGCGCGGTCGAGGCGCTGGCGCAAAACCGCGTGCAACGCATCATCCTCACGCGCCCGGCCGTGGAGGCCGGTGAAAAGCTCGGTTTCCTGCCCGGCGACCTCAGCCAGAAGGTCGATCCGTATCTGCGTCCGTTGTACGACGCGCTGTACGAAATGCTGGGCTTCGAGAAGGTCGCCAAACTCATCGAGCGCAATGTCATCGAAGTCGCGCCGCTGGCCTACATGCGCGGGCGCACGCTCAACGATTCCTGCGTGATCCTCGACGAGGCGCAGAACACCACGGTCGAACAGATGAAGATGTTCCTCACGCGCATTGGTTTCGGCTCGGTGGCCGTGATCACCGGCGACGTCACCCAGGTCGATCTGCCGCGCAACGTGCGCTCCGGGTTGCGCCACGTGGTCGAGGTGCTGCGCGATGTCGAAGGCGTGAGCTTCACGTTTTTCAGCGCGCGCGACGTGGTGCGCCACCCGGTGGTGGCGCGCATCGTGCGCGCATACGAGGCGTCCGAGGACGCCGAGGCGGCGACCCGGGAGCAGGGGCCCGGGACTCACAAAATGCATCGCGCCGTGGACTGA
- a CDS encoding ABC transporter ATP-binding protein, producing MMTAPITAPATAAPPALEVRDIAKRYAGKAAVRGISLRVEAGEIVGLLGPNGAGKTTTINMILGLLAPDSGQVLITGLDLARQRTAALAMVNFQASYAPLPGNLTVRQNLLFFARLYALAQPARRVGELLESFKLTALAHTRCGLLSSGEQARVALAKTLLNRPRLLLLDEPTSSLDPATADDLRRMIRDLAARNGCAVLWTSHNMLEVEQVCDRVLLLARGRVLLQGDPRRLAAEHGDASLEDLFIRIAREPLAHGVDA from the coding sequence ATGATGACTGCTCCGATCACCGCGCCAGCCACCGCCGCTCCGCCCGCGCTGGAGGTGCGCGATATCGCCAAACGCTACGCTGGCAAGGCCGCGGTGCGCGGCATCTCGCTGCGCGTTGAAGCCGGCGAGATCGTCGGACTGCTCGGCCCCAATGGTGCCGGCAAGACCACCACGATCAACATGATCCTCGGCCTGCTCGCGCCCGATTCGGGGCAGGTGCTGATCACCGGACTGGATCTGGCCCGGCAGCGTACGGCGGCGCTGGCGATGGTCAACTTCCAGGCCAGCTACGCGCCGTTGCCGGGCAATTTGACGGTGCGCCAGAATCTGCTGTTCTTCGCACGGCTGTACGCGCTGGCGCAGCCGGCGCGACGCGTGGGCGAGCTGCTCGAATCATTCAAGCTGACGGCGCTGGCGCACACGCGCTGCGGCCTGTTGTCGAGCGGCGAGCAGGCGCGCGTGGCGCTGGCCAAGACCCTGCTCAACCGACCGCGCCTGCTGCTGCTGGACGAGCCGACGTCCTCGCTCGATCCGGCCACCGCCGACGACTTGCGCCGGATGATCCGCGATCTGGCCGCGCGTAACGGTTGCGCGGTGCTGTGGACTTCGCACAACATGCTCGAGGTCGAGCAGGTATGCGATCGCGTACTGCTGCTGGCGCGCGGCCGCGTGTTGCTGCAGGGCGATCCGCGACGGCTCGCCGCCGAACATGGCGATGCCTCGCTCGAAGACCTGTTCATCCGCATCGCGCGCGAGCCGCTGGCCCATGGGGTTGACGCATGA
- a CDS encoding ABC transporter permease: MNLRRVSAIVLRQIDLMRSSPTRVVPLVAWVAIDIVLWGFITRYLGSLSAHGPDFTLTLLGAVLLWDFFGRIMQGVTTAFFEDVWSRSFLNLFASPINVSEYVAGLVATSVLTSCISLAVMLLLARFAFGLSLLAFGLPAAGFLAVLFLFGIALGIFASAVVLRLGPASEWLVWPIPALLSPFAAVFYPLHVLPQWMQWVAHALPPAYVFEGLRALAAGHGVQPGTLLLATTLALLQIALALGFFVRVFRGAIRSGLLARYSAESVA; encoded by the coding sequence ATGAACCTGCGCCGGGTCAGCGCCATCGTGCTGCGTCAGATCGACCTGATGCGCTCCAGTCCGACGCGCGTGGTGCCGCTGGTGGCGTGGGTGGCGATCGACATCGTGTTGTGGGGCTTCATCACCCGCTATCTGGGCTCGCTCAGCGCCCACGGCCCGGATTTCACCCTCACCCTGCTGGGCGCGGTGCTGCTGTGGGATTTCTTCGGCCGCATCATGCAGGGCGTGACCACGGCGTTTTTCGAGGATGTGTGGTCGCGCAGTTTTCTCAATCTGTTCGCCAGTCCGATCAACGTCAGCGAGTACGTGGCCGGCCTGGTCGCCACCAGCGTCCTCACCAGTTGCATCAGCCTGGCGGTGATGTTGCTGCTGGCGCGCTTCGCCTTCGGCCTGTCGCTGCTGGCGTTCGGGTTGCCCGCCGCCGGATTCCTGGCGGTGCTGTTCCTGTTCGGCATCGCCCTGGGCATTTTCGCCAGCGCCGTGGTGCTGCGTCTGGGGCCGGCCTCGGAGTGGCTGGTGTGGCCGATCCCGGCGCTGCTGTCGCCGTTCGCGGCGGTGTTTTATCCATTGCACGTACTGCCGCAGTGGATGCAGTGGGTCGCGCACGCGCTACCGCCGGCCTATGTATTCGAGGGGCTGCGCGCGCTGGCGGCCGGGCATGGCGTGCAGCCCGGGACCTTGCTGCTGGCCACGACGCTGGCCTTGCTGCAGATCGCGCTGGCGCTGGGGTTTTTCGTGCGCGTGTTCCGCGGTGCCATCCGTAGCGGCCTGCTGGCGCGGTATAGCGCCGAGAGCGTGGCGTGA
- the miaB gene encoding tRNA (N6-isopentenyl adenosine(37)-C2)-methylthiotransferase MiaB — protein MARKLFIKTHGCQMNEYDSAKMAAVLGASDGLELTTDETTADVILINTCSIREKAQDKVFSQLGRWKQLKQEHPGLLIGVGGCVASQEGEALLARAPYVDVVFGPQTLHRLPELLDARRSSGRAQVDISFPEIEKFDRLPEPRAEGPCAFVSIMEGCSKYCSYCVVPYTRGEEISRPFDDVIAEVASLAEQGVREVNLLGQNVNAYRGPLHEGGSADLALLIRTLAELPGIGRIRFTTSHPLEFSDSLIEAYRDVPKLANYLHLPVQSGSDRILAAMKRGYTALEFKHKLRKLRVVRPDITLSTDLIVGFPGETEAEFEQTLKLIEDVGFDQSFSFIYSRRPGTPAANLADDTPDAVKHQRLARLQALLNANAQRYSAGMVGSVQSVLVEGPSKKNPQELSGRTENNRTVNFPGPASLRGQFVDVTITAALSNSLRGRLTETASNAA, from the coding sequence ATGGCGCGCAAACTGTTCATCAAAACCCACGGTTGCCAGATGAACGAGTACGACTCGGCGAAGATGGCCGCCGTGCTCGGCGCCAGCGATGGCCTCGAGTTGACCACCGATGAAACCACAGCCGATGTGATCCTGATCAATACCTGCTCGATCCGCGAAAAAGCGCAGGATAAGGTGTTCAGCCAGCTCGGGCGCTGGAAACAGCTCAAGCAGGAGCACCCCGGACTACTGATCGGCGTCGGCGGTTGCGTGGCCAGCCAGGAAGGCGAGGCGCTGCTGGCGCGTGCGCCCTACGTGGACGTGGTATTCGGCCCGCAGACCCTGCACCGCCTGCCAGAGCTGCTGGACGCGCGCCGCAGCAGCGGCCGCGCCCAGGTCGACATCAGCTTTCCCGAGATCGAGAAATTTGACCGGCTGCCCGAGCCGCGCGCGGAAGGCCCCTGCGCATTCGTCTCGATCATGGAAGGCTGCTCGAAATACTGCAGTTACTGCGTGGTGCCGTACACCCGCGGCGAAGAAATCAGCCGGCCATTCGACGACGTCATCGCCGAGGTCGCCAGCCTCGCCGAACAGGGCGTGCGCGAAGTCAACCTGCTGGGGCAGAACGTCAACGCCTACCGCGGACCCCTGCACGAGGGCGGTAGCGCCGACCTCGCGCTGCTGATCCGCACCCTCGCCGAGCTGCCAGGAATCGGCCGCATCCGCTTCACCACTTCGCACCCGCTGGAGTTCTCCGACAGCTTGATCGAGGCTTACCGCGACGTGCCCAAGCTGGCCAATTACCTGCATCTGCCGGTGCAATCCGGCAGCGACCGCATCCTCGCCGCGATGAAGCGCGGCTATACCGCGCTGGAGTTCAAGCACAAGTTGCGCAAGCTGCGCGTGGTACGACCCGACATCACCCTGAGCACCGATCTCATCGTCGGCTTCCCCGGCGAGACCGAGGCCGAATTCGAGCAAACATTGAAGCTGATCGAGGACGTCGGCTTCGACCAGAGCTTCAGTTTCATCTACTCGCGCCGCCCCGGCACGCCCGCTGCCAACCTCGCCGACGACACGCCCGATGCGGTCAAGCACCAGCGCCTGGCACGCCTGCAGGCATTGCTCAACGCCAACGCGCAGCGCTACAGCGCGGGCATGGTCGGCAGCGTGCAATCCGTGCTGGTCGAAGGCCCGAGCAAGAAAAATCCGCAGGAACTCAGCGGCCGCACCGAGAACAACCGCACGGTCAACTTCCCCGGCCCGGCCAGCCTGCGCGGCCAGTTCGTGGACGTGACCATCACCGCCGCACTGAGCAACTCGCTGCGCGGGCGTCTGACCGAAACCGCCAGCAACGCCGCTTGA
- a CDS encoding lytic transglycosylase domain-containing protein — MGKFLRTCWSLLPLLALGLACVCPGAQAATLWRCVGQRGEIVFSSSRTGYRDCRALHDESVQTLSPARALRGPLQPAAKRPGAQSSSVQVAPAQPVVATLSPALVTTLPRMQRNARVLRGTVYKVTLASGAVEYTNVRPVGIQARRVDALFTYLSTCYACNPHSNIDWYTVPLRLHAYASEIDVAAARYRLDPALLRAVIHAESAFNPYAMSDKGAQGLMQLMPGTAIDMGVRDVFNPAQNILGGARYLARLLHDFGGNITLATAAYNAGAAAVRKYNDAVPPYDETRLYVRRVRILKDRYDAAERGVPLAQNG, encoded by the coding sequence ATGGGGAAGTTCTTGCGCACGTGTTGGAGCTTGCTGCCGCTGCTGGCCTTGGGGCTTGCCTGCGTGTGCCCTGGCGCCCAGGCGGCGACACTGTGGCGATGTGTCGGCCAGCGCGGCGAGATCGTGTTCAGCTCCAGCCGCACCGGTTATCGTGATTGCAGGGCGCTGCATGACGAAAGTGTGCAGACCCTCTCGCCAGCGCGTGCGCTGCGGGGGCCGCTCCAGCCCGCGGCGAAGCGGCCAGGCGCGCAATCGAGCAGCGTGCAGGTTGCGCCGGCGCAGCCAGTGGTGGCGACGCTGAGTCCAGCCTTGGTGACCACGCTGCCGCGCATGCAGCGCAACGCGCGCGTGCTGCGTGGCACGGTCTACAAGGTCACTCTGGCGAGCGGCGCGGTGGAATACACCAATGTGCGCCCGGTCGGCATCCAGGCGCGGCGCGTGGATGCCCTGTTTACCTACCTTTCGACCTGCTATGCCTGCAATCCGCATTCAAATATCGATTGGTACACGGTGCCGTTGCGTCTGCATGCCTATGCCAGTGAGATCGATGTCGCGGCTGCGCGCTACCGGCTCGACCCTGCGCTGCTGCGCGCCGTGATCCACGCCGAAAGCGCATTCAATCCCTACGCAATGTCCGACAAAGGCGCACAGGGGCTGATGCAGCTGATGCCGGGCACGGCCATCGACATGGGGGTGCGGGATGTGTTCAACCCGGCGCAGAACATCCTCGGCGGCGCACGTTATCTGGCCCGGTTGCTGCATGATTTCGGTGGCAACATCACCCTGGCCACGGCGGCTTACAACGCGGGTGCGGCGGCAGTGCGCAAGTACAACGATGCGGTGCCGCCTTATGACGAAACCCGACTGTACGTGCGTCGCGTGCGCATTCTCAAGGACCGTTACGATGCCGCCGAGCGCGGCGTGCCGCTGGCGCAGAATGGCTGA
- the petA gene encoding ubiquinol-cytochrome c reductase iron-sulfur subunit produces the protein MPHPGENHDEVDHGRRRFLTVTTAVVGGAGVVIAALPFIKSWEPSARALAAGAPVTIDISKIESGQMVRFAWRKLPIFVVNRTKEQLADLPGLDPRLRDPECKETSQQPSYCQNAWRSIKPEWLVMIGICTHLGCVPDYYGQIKPEPFDPHWKGGFFCPCHKSRYDVAGRVFDGVPAPLNMVIPPYHYIDDVHVRIGVNPKGAA, from the coding sequence ATGCCCCACCCTGGCGAGAATCATGACGAGGTCGATCACGGTCGGCGGCGTTTCCTCACCGTGACCACGGCCGTGGTCGGCGGCGCGGGGGTGGTCATCGCCGCGCTGCCCTTCATCAAATCGTGGGAGCCCAGCGCGCGCGCCCTGGCTGCAGGGGCGCCGGTGACCATCGACATCAGCAAAATCGAGTCGGGACAGATGGTGCGCTTCGCCTGGCGCAAACTGCCGATCTTCGTGGTCAATCGCACCAAGGAGCAGTTGGCCGATCTGCCGGGCCTGGATCCGCGTCTGCGCGACCCCGAATGCAAGGAGACCAGCCAGCAGCCGTCCTATTGCCAGAACGCCTGGCGCTCGATCAAACCGGAGTGGCTGGTGATGATCGGCATTTGCACGCACCTGGGCTGTGTGCCGGATTACTACGGCCAGATCAAACCCGAGCCGTTCGATCCGCACTGGAAAGGCGGCTTCTTCTGCCCCTGCCACAAGTCGCGTTACGACGTCGCCGGTCGCGTGTTCGATGGTGTGCCGGCGCCTTTGAACATGGTGATCCCGCCGTATCACTACATCGACGACGTGCATGTGCGCATCGGCGTGAATCCCAAAGGAGCCGCGTGA
- a CDS encoding cytochrome b gives MAAAPDAWKPRNRTLRWIEDRLPIFGFLREHTVEYYAPKNFNFMYFFGSLALLLLVNQIVTGIFLAMNFNPTSAGAFASIEYIMRDVEWGWLIRYMHVTGASLFFVVIYLHMFRALMYGSYKQPRELLWVIGMLIYLALMAEAFMGYVLPWGQMSFWGAKVIISLFGAVPVIGNQLVEWIMGDFLPSGATLNRFFALHVIALPLVLLLLVVLHLGALHTSGSNNPDGIEIKQHKGADGKPLDGIPFHPYYTVKDLVGVGFFLLLAAFIIFYQPTFFGLFLEHDNYVPANSLVTPAAIHPVWYFTPFYAMLRSVPSKGLGVITLFAAIAVLFFLPWIDRGKVKAMRYRGASYKVALAIFALTFIWLGKIGIGESTWIGDTYIARALTGVYFGFFVFLWAYTYFGWERTKPVPERVTMHE, from the coding sequence ATGGCCGCTGCACCGGATGCCTGGAAGCCCAGGAACAGGACGCTGCGCTGGATTGAGGATCGCCTGCCGATCTTCGGCTTCCTGCGTGAGCACACCGTCGAGTACTACGCGCCGAAGAATTTCAACTTCATGTACTTCTTCGGTTCGCTGGCACTGCTGTTGCTGGTCAACCAGATCGTCACCGGCATTTTCCTGGCGATGAACTTCAACCCCACCTCGGCCGGGGCGTTCGCCTCGATCGAATACATCATGCGCGATGTCGAGTGGGGCTGGTTGATCCGCTACATGCACGTCACCGGAGCCTCGCTGTTTTTCGTGGTGATCTACCTGCACATGTTCCGCGCGCTGATGTACGGTTCGTACAAGCAGCCGCGCGAGCTGCTGTGGGTGATCGGCATGCTGATTTATCTGGCGCTGATGGCCGAGGCCTTCATGGGCTACGTGCTGCCCTGGGGGCAGATGTCGTTCTGGGGCGCCAAGGTGATCATTTCCTTGTTCGGCGCCGTGCCGGTGATCGGCAACCAGCTGGTGGAGTGGATCATGGGCGATTTTCTGCCCTCCGGCGCCACCCTCAACCGCTTCTTCGCGCTGCACGTGATCGCGCTGCCGCTGGTGCTGCTGCTGCTGGTGGTGTTGCATCTGGGCGCGTTGCACACCTCGGGCTCGAACAACCCCGATGGCATCGAGATCAAGCAGCACAAAGGCGCCGACGGCAAGCCGCTGGATGGCATTCCGTTCCACCCGTACTACACGGTGAAGGACCTGGTCGGCGTGGGATTTTTTCTGCTGCTGGCGGCATTCATCATTTTCTATCAGCCGACATTTTTCGGGCTGTTCCTGGAGCATGACAACTACGTGCCAGCCAATTCGCTGGTGACCCCTGCGGCGATCCACCCGGTCTGGTACTTCACCCCGTTCTACGCGATGTTGCGTTCGGTGCCGAGCAAAGGCCTGGGCGTCATCACACTGTTCGCGGCGATCGCGGTGCTGTTCTTCCTGCCATGGATCGACCGCGGCAAGGTCAAGGCGATGCGTTATCGCGGTGCCAGCTACAAGGTCGCACTGGCGATCTTCGCGCTCACCTTCATCTGGCTGGGCAAGATCGGTATCGGCGAGAGCACCTGGATTGGCGATACCTATATCGCACGCGCGTTGACCGGCGTGTATTTCGGATTCTTCGTGTTCCTGTGGGCTTATACCTACTTCGGCTGGGAACGCACCAAGCCGGTTCCCGAACGGGTGACGATGCATGAATAA
- a CDS encoding cytochrome c1 — MNKRMFPGLLLALALVSGPVLAQEATPALYEAHVNVHDMASVQRGARIFFNYCAGCHSLQYMRYSRISHDLGLSEQEVMTNFDFNGVKFGDHAISSMPAADAAKWFGKAPPDLSLEVRAKGADWVYSYLKSFYLDPTRPVGWNNTVFANASMPNPLWELQGVQTAVYAPSKPGEDARVEKLDLSQPGMETPEQFDRTARDVTTFLTYVAEPNVYERERVGLWVLLYLVAFSLLAVFLKREYWKDIH; from the coding sequence ATGAATAAGCGCATGTTTCCTGGATTGCTGCTGGCACTCGCTCTGGTTTCCGGCCCGGTGCTGGCCCAGGAGGCCACGCCAGCGCTGTATGAGGCGCACGTCAATGTGCATGACATGGCCTCGGTGCAGCGCGGCGCGCGTATCTTTTTCAATTACTGCGCCGGTTGCCACTCGCTGCAATACATGCGCTACTCGCGCATCAGTCATGACCTCGGGCTGAGTGAGCAGGAAGTCATGACCAACTTTGATTTCAACGGGGTCAAGTTTGGCGATCACGCCATTTCCAGCATGCCTGCCGCTGATGCCGCGAAGTGGTTTGGCAAGGCGCCGCCGGATCTCTCGCTGGAAGTGCGCGCCAAGGGCGCGGACTGGGTCTACAGCTATCTGAAGTCGTTCTATCTCGACCCCACGCGTCCGGTGGGCTGGAACAACACCGTGTTCGCCAACGCCTCCATGCCCAATCCCTTGTGGGAATTGCAGGGCGTGCAGACCGCCGTCTATGCGCCATCCAAGCCGGGTGAGGATGCCAGGGTCGAGAAGCTGGATCTCAGCCAGCCCGGCATGGAAACGCCCGAGCAGTTCGACCGCACCGCGCGCGATGTCACCACGTTCCTCACCTACGTGGCCGAGCCCAATGTCTACGAGCGCGAGCGCGTCGGCCTGTGGGTACTGCTTTATCTGGTGGCGTTCTCGTTGCTTGCCGTGTTCCTGAAACGCGAGTATTGGAAAGACATCCATTGA
- a CDS encoding glutathione S-transferase N-terminal domain-containing protein: MAQNPRMRNVLTLYTLSDDIQCHRVRLVLAAKGVAYERELVDPSKPPAELGELNPYASAPTLIDRDLTLYETSVICEYIDERFPHPPLMPIDPQSRARLRLVQTRVEREWLPMVAAIEGGGRHGETGRRQLRESLLASVPLFKMAKFLLNPEISLADCLVAPLIWRLPALGIDLPRSAAPVIDYGERLFASQGFARSLTASEKALRQ; the protein is encoded by the coding sequence ATGGCGCAGAATCCGCGCATGCGCAATGTGCTGACGCTGTACACGCTGTCCGACGATATCCAGTGCCATCGAGTGCGTCTGGTGCTGGCGGCCAAGGGGGTTGCCTATGAGCGCGAGCTGGTTGATCCGAGCAAACCGCCCGCGGAATTAGGCGAGTTGAATCCCTACGCCAGCGCGCCGACACTGATCGACCGCGATCTGACGCTGTACGAAACATCGGTGATTTGCGAGTACATCGATGAGCGCTTTCCACATCCGCCGCTGATGCCGATCGATCCGCAATCGCGCGCACGCCTGCGCCTGGTGCAGACGCGTGTCGAACGCGAGTGGTTGCCGATGGTGGCGGCAATCGAGGGTGGCGGGCGCCATGGCGAGACGGGACGGCGCCAGCTGCGCGAATCGTTGCTGGCCTCGGTACCGCTGTTCAAGATGGCCAAGTTTCTGCTCAACCCGGAAATCAGTCTGGCCGACTGTTTGGTTGCCCCGCTGATTTGGCGGTTGCCCGCGCTGGGCATTGATCTACCGCGCAGCGCCGCGCCAGTCATCGACTACGGCGAGCGCCTGTTCGCCAGCCAGGGTTTTGCGCGCAGCCTCACCGCCAGCGAGAAGGCGCTGCGGCAGTGA
- a CDS encoding ClpXP protease specificity-enhancing factor, whose translation MSESEATMSSSRPYMLRALVEWINDNGLTPHLQVDAHAPGVRVPAFAVRGGKVTLNIALRAVAHLQMDNDAISFQARFGGVSHSVYVPMAAIEAIYARENGQGMVFPPEPQAGAAPALAPATADGAATPQAESATAAPPKKPPHLRVIK comes from the coding sequence GTGAGTGAATCCGAGGCCACGATGAGCTCGAGCCGGCCCTACATGCTGCGCGCGCTGGTGGAATGGATCAACGACAATGGCCTGACACCGCACCTGCAGGTGGATGCGCACGCGCCTGGCGTGCGCGTACCGGCATTCGCGGTACGCGGTGGCAAGGTCACGCTCAACATCGCATTGCGCGCGGTTGCGCATTTGCAGATGGACAACGACGCGATCAGCTTTCAGGCGCGCTTTGGCGGTGTCAGTCACAGTGTCTACGTGCCAATGGCGGCCATCGAGGCGATTTACGCGCGTGAAAACGGGCAAGGCATGGTGTTTCCACCCGAGCCGCAAGCGGGCGCTGCACCTGCGCTTGCACCGGCCACAGCGGATGGCGCCGCAACGCCGCAAGCCGAAAGTGCCACGGCCGCGCCGCCGAAAAAACCTCCGCATTTGCGCGTGATCAAGTAA
- the nadC gene encoding carboxylating nicotinate-nucleotide diphosphorylase, producing MSHSELRPQEAAAIEGDVARALAEDLGGGSDLTADLLPDVPLRAQLVCREQAVLAGTSWFEACLRAFDSRMQCNWRLADGDVILANATVCVITGRSRALLSAERCAINFLQTLSGTATITAHYVAAVAGTRTRILDTRKTLPGLRLAQKYAVRCGGGSNHRVGLFDMVLIKENHIAAAGGITAAVTAARTLHPGAPLEVEVETLQQLDEALPLRPDRILLDNFTLADMVVAVQRGAGRVPLEASGGVELQQLRAIAATGVDFISIGALTKHLHAVDFSLRVMQ from the coding sequence ATGAGTCACAGCGAACTGCGCCCGCAGGAAGCAGCGGCCATCGAGGGCGATGTTGCGCGCGCGCTGGCCGAGGATCTTGGCGGCGGCAGCGATCTCACCGCGGACCTGCTGCCGGATGTGCCACTGCGCGCCCAACTGGTCTGCCGTGAACAGGCAGTTCTCGCCGGCACGTCCTGGTTCGAAGCCTGTCTGCGTGCGTTCGACTCCAGGATGCAGTGCAACTGGCGGCTCGCCGATGGCGATGTCATCCTTGCCAACGCCACGGTGTGCGTCATCACGGGCCGCAGTCGCGCCCTGCTCAGCGCCGAGCGCTGCGCAATCAATTTTCTGCAAACCCTGTCTGGCACGGCCACCATCACCGCGCACTATGTCGCCGCGGTTGCAGGCACGCGCACGCGCATTCTGGATACACGCAAGACCCTGCCGGGCCTGCGTCTGGCGCAAAAGTACGCGGTGCGCTGCGGTGGCGGCAGCAACCATCGCGTCGGGCTGTTCGACATGGTGTTGATCAAGGAAAACCACATCGCCGCCGCGGGCGGCATCACGGCCGCGGTGACGGCGGCGCGCACGCTGCATCCCGGCGCGCCGCTGGAGGTCGAGGTGGAGACCTTGCAGCAACTCGATGAGGCCTTGCCGCTGCGCCCCGATCGCATCCTGCTGGACAATTTCACCTTGGCCGACATGGTCGTCGCGGTGCAACGCGGAGCCGGACGCGTGCCGCTGGAGGCTTCGGGCGGCGTCGAGTTGCAGCAGCTGCGTGCAATCGCCGCAACCGGCGTCGATTTCATTTCGATCGGCGCGCTGACCAAGCACCTGCATGCCGTGGATTTCTCACTGCGCGTCATGCAGTGA